A region of Lycium barbarum isolate Lr01 chromosome 1, ASM1917538v2, whole genome shotgun sequence DNA encodes the following proteins:
- the LOC132643311 gene encoding prefoldin subunit 2, producing the protein MAAHAEEPINEQAVANIYSGMRSEITQIYSKITELEMEVSEHSLVINAIQPLDPARRCYRMIGGVLVERTIKEVLPAVLRNKEGIEEVIARLNEALEKKKKEISDFEAKYKIRIRKPDAEVKEEGGRKEGSAQGVLVGPAGSNE; encoded by the coding sequence ATGGCTGCTCATGCTGAAGAACCAATCAATGAGCAAGCAGTTGCCAACATCTACAGTGGCATGAGGTCTGAGATCACCCAgatttactctaaaattacgGAACTAGAAATGGAAGTTAGTGAGCACTCACTCGTGATCAATGCTATACAACCACTTGATCCTGCAAGGCGGTGTTATAGGATGATTGGAGGTGTTCTTGTTGAGAGAACTATCAAGGAAGTTCTGCCTGCTGTTCTGCGCAATAAGGAGGGAATTGAGGAAGTGATAGCTCGACTGAATGAAGCcttggagaaaaagaaaaaggagattTCTGACTTCGAGGCCAAGTATAAAATTAGAATCAGAAAGCCTGACGCTGAAGTAAAGGAGGAAGGCGGTCGAAAGGAAGGCTCTGCACAAGGAGTCCTTGTTGGTCCTGCTGGTTCAAATGAATAG